The Methylomagnum ishizawai genome has a window encoding:
- a CDS encoding glucan biosynthesis protein, which translates to MIRREVLLRLMALAAWGAWTPGRLLAARREPNRSAPEGKPFSRDWLRQEARDLAQQPFVPAPDEALPDWVADLDWDAYQAIRFRPEQALWAGLGLPFQARMFHLGLFFKHPVALYEVVHGVAEPVHYCPELFDFGKTAAPDAAEDLGFAGFGIYAPPDLDHDLFSFLGASYFRAVGATRQYGLSARGLALDTGLPRPEEFPEFRAFWLERPSARADHLRLHALLDSPSVAGAYTFEVRTGTHTVMEIEARLFPRRPIERVGIAPLTSMYQFGENDRRVADDFRPEIHDSDGLCLHTGADEWIWRPLVNSPVVRVNSFFDHNPKGFGLLQRDRDFDHYLDDGARYHLRPSAWVEPVGDWGRGAVQLVEIPTADETFDNIVAFWNPAEALGPGQERVFRYRLSWGEVPVDRPGIAAAVATRIGAGGVPGQRGRVPSRKFVIDFAGGRLAGLAGNARVEPVVWSSRGIVKEPAARPLQGTPLWRCNFDLMSEGGEPVDLRCYLRDDKGALTETWLYQWTPPG; encoded by the coding sequence ATGATCCGCAGGGAAGTTTTGCTTAGGTTGATGGCTTTGGCGGCCTGGGGGGCGTGGACGCCCGGACGGTTGCTGGCGGCGCGGCGCGAACCCAACCGGTCCGCGCCGGAAGGCAAGCCTTTCAGCCGGGACTGGTTGCGGCAGGAGGCCAGGGATTTGGCGCAACAGCCGTTCGTGCCGGCACCCGACGAGGCGCTGCCGGATTGGGTCGCCGATCTGGATTGGGACGCCTATCAAGCCATCCGTTTCCGGCCCGAACAGGCGCTCTGGGCCGGGCTGGGCTTGCCGTTCCAGGCCCGCATGTTCCATCTGGGGCTGTTCTTCAAGCATCCGGTGGCGCTCTACGAGGTCGTGCATGGCGTGGCCGAGCCGGTCCATTATTGCCCGGAGTTGTTCGATTTCGGCAAAACCGCCGCGCCGGACGCCGCCGAGGATTTGGGCTTCGCCGGTTTCGGGATCTACGCCCCGCCCGATCTCGACCACGATCTGTTTTCCTTCCTCGGGGCCAGCTATTTCCGCGCCGTGGGCGCGACCCGGCAATACGGCCTTTCGGCGCGTGGCCTCGCGCTGGATACCGGCCTGCCCCGGCCCGAGGAATTCCCCGAATTCCGCGCTTTCTGGCTGGAACGGCCTTCGGCGCGGGCCGACCATCTCAGGCTCCATGCCTTGCTCGACAGCCCCAGCGTGGCCGGGGCCTATACCTTCGAGGTCCGCACCGGCACCCACACGGTGATGGAGATCGAGGCCCGTCTCTTCCCGCGCCGGCCCATCGAGCGGGTCGGCATCGCGCCCTTGACCTCCATGTACCAGTTCGGCGAGAACGACCGCCGGGTCGCCGACGATTTCCGCCCGGAAATCCACGATTCCGACGGGCTGTGCCTCCATACCGGCGCGGACGAATGGATTTGGCGGCCTTTGGTCAATTCGCCGGTGGTGCGGGTCAATTCCTTCTTCGACCACAACCCCAAGGGCTTCGGACTCCTGCAACGCGACCGCGATTTCGACCATTATCTCGACGATGGCGCCCGCTACCATCTGCGGCCCTCGGCCTGGGTCGAGCCCGTGGGCGATTGGGGCCGGGGCGCGGTGCAGTTGGTGGAAATCCCCACGGCGGACGAGACCTTCGACAATATCGTGGCGTTTTGGAATCCCGCCGAGGCTTTGGGTCCGGGCCAGGAGCGGGTGTTCCGCTACCGGCTGTCCTGGGGCGAAGTCCCGGTGGACCGTCCGGGCATCGCCGCGGCGGTGGCGACCCGCATCGGGGCGGGCGGGGTGCCGGGTCAGCGCGGGCGGGTGCCCTCGCGCAAGTTCGTGATCGATTTCGCGGGTGGCCGGTTGGCTGGTTTGGCGGGGAACGCCCGCGTCGAGCCGGTGGTGTGGTCCTCGCGGGGCATCGTCAAGGAACCCGCCGCCCGTCCGCTCCAGGGCACGCCGCTGTGGCGCTGCAACTTCGACCTGATGAGCGAGGGCGGGGAGCCGGTGGATTTGCGCTGCTATCTGCGCGACGACAAGGGGGCCTTGACCGAGACTTGGCTTTATCAATGGACCCCGCCGGGATAG